A genomic region of Sander vitreus isolate 19-12246 chromosome 11, sanVit1, whole genome shotgun sequence contains the following coding sequences:
- the LOC144525289 gene encoding claudin-10-like, which translates to MSSMSQEILAFLLSTSGWVLVSSTLPMEYWEVSSNDGTVITTATFYSNLWKTCVIDSTGVSNCKDFPSLLALNGYIQACRGLMIAAVCLGFFGSIFALVGMKCTKLGGTDKNKASIACFAGVIFLLSGLCSLSSCSLYAHRITTEFFDPMFYDQKYELGAALFIGWAGSILCILGGSVLCFSITGSFTKSHSRANYIYKGAVSHSHISSRPRGQAQSVNQRPPPDCSNSSRIQHFDKNVYV; encoded by the exons atgagcagcatgtcTCAGGAGATCTTGGCCTTTTTATTAAGCACTTCGGGATGGGTGCTGGTGTCTTCCACCTTGCCGATGGAATACTGGGAGGTATCTTCAAATGATGGAACAGTCATCACCACAGCTACGTTCTATTCCAATCTTTGGAAGACCTGCGTCATTGATTCAACTGGAGTCTCTAACTGCAAAGACTTTCCCTCGTTGTTGGCACTGAATG GCTACATCCAAGCCTGCAGGGGATTGATGATTGCAGCCGTCTGTCTGGGGTTTTTTGGTTCTATATTTGCCCTTGTTGGAATGAAATGCACCAAACTTGGAggaactgacaaaaacaaagcCAGTATTGCCTGCTTTGCAGGTGTAATTTTCCTTCTTAGTG GCCTCTGCTCACTTTCATCATGCTCTCTCTATGCACACCGGATAACAACAGAGTTTTTTGACCCAATGTTTTATGACCAGAA GTATGAACTGGGAGCTGCGCTTTTTATCGGCTGGGCAGGTTCTATCCTCTGTATCCTCGGAGGCAGCGTGCTCTGCTTCTCCATTACAGGTTCTTTTACCAAAAG CCACAGTCGAGCAAACTATATCTACAAAGGTGCTGTCTCACATTCTCATATCTCCTCCCGCCCAAGAGGGCAGGCACAGTCTGTAAACCAGAGGCCCCCTCCTGACTGCAGCAACTCCTCCAGGATTCAGCACTTTGATaagaatgtgtatgtgtga